TCACCACCTATGGACGGTCTCCGACGTAGCATCAACACTCCCATACTGAAGAAGCCGAAAATTGTGAAGAGTGTGACAGAAAAGGCTAACGAGCCAGGATCCACGCGAAAAGCTTTACCTTTGACTTCCCAATATATGGCAGCCACGGACCAGGCCACCCCTATGCccaaaaacacattaacagcATTGCTTCCTGTCACATTTCCCACAGATGCATCGGCATACTGGTCCTGAGTTGCAGCTACTTTGCTGGCAAAGGTAtctggaaagaaaagaagacTGTAAATTCTCAGTGCTTATTAGGGATATAGCACTTATTGGCTCTAGCCTTGCATTTGGTGAATATACCGTTACATATTACTGTAGCATAAAGTAGGTAAAGTTTACAATAAGTGAACTTGACATTTAGTTTGTCTGCTCTTTCATTTGCTTATTCAATCTTTTACCTGGTAGAGAAGTCCCCAGTGCGACAAAGACCACTGCCGTGACAGAGTCTCTTAGGCCTACAGTGCAGCCAAAATGTGATGCTAAGTCTCCAATAATGGCTGTTAAGACACCAATGACACTGATTGACACTATGAAGCATGCCCAGCCGTTCCAATACCCAGTGGGTGGGACACAAGCAAACAGAATCTTCCAAAAAATGCACAATAGGTGCATAAAATAGTCAAAGCAGTTGGGCGTTCGCTGCTCCTGTCCCTCATCGCCATCACCTGTTTAACAACAAAAAATTTGAGAGGCCAGGGAAATGTCACTATCACCAAATGATGCAGTCACATATATGTACAGATAATCAGGGACCATTGTACAGTGCAAAATTAGACCTTATACAAGAACAGAAGCCACATCTAATGAATGATTTTGTAAAAAGTCTAATATAGTACATAAGATAAAAAGATACATACAGACATACACTGAAAGACATACACTGACctgcactgactgtgactgCATCAATGAACTGCTCTCTCCATGAGTGAGAACCGATTAACGCAGCCAGATCTGTGTCCTTCAGGAGTTTGTCCACAGTTTTCTGTTAGAGCACATTAAATAGGCCAGTGAGACGGAAAAAGTAAATATATATCAtatcaaataataaaaattatataTGAATTTTGCAGATTATGCATAGTCCTAGTATGGAAAGTATAAATAGGGCACATATTGTCCGTCTACCCACAAACCTACTGGTTTCTCTAAGTAAGTGAGCTACAGATGGCTCATTGTCCACACTGATAGACACAcgaacaaaaacacacacgtcaATGCATCTGCAAAGAAGAATGCATGACACTACAACACATCAAAATAGGTTGTAAATAAAGAGTAAGTGAGAATATGCAGTATATAGTTTTTGAATATTTTTCAGTATTCTGAATGTACTGAACAATATTTCATGAGAAAGTCTAATTTAATCAGTTCCATCAGATCAACAAGAGCTGTACCTGGTCAAGTACTCCATTGGGAGTCTGGTGTGAGAAAGGGCACCAGGTGGTTAATGAAAAAACACCTCTTTACAATGCAACAATTTAACGTATACATAGAAAAGACCCTTAGCTTGATACGTACTAATAAAATTGCCTAGAAAAGCACACAGAAAAGAATGACCCTGCTTtcaaataatcacattttgctgtttttgtttgatcCAGATGTATTTACGTCAGATGAAAATCAGAACACAATCTCTGAATGGTAAAAACCACAACTAACTCAATAAGATGCAGCTTATCTCCATCTACACAATGTCATATTAGACCTGTGATTTGCTGTGGTCAACCTGATTAGCTCATCAGGAAAACAGATTTTCTGGAGCATTTCAGCCCTTGGTAGCGCAGCCAAGATATTTGGTAAAGCATTGCTTGAAAACAGATAGAAAAGCCATTAGGGCGACCAACAGGCCTACGGCATCtgtagagcagctgcaggaacttCAAGTCAGGATGTTCAAgtcactgtgtgcatgtgatgACAATATCAAAAACTCCCCACAAATGTGGCATGAATGGAGCGTGTTGAAAGGCAAAAGCCACTTAAACTTAACTACTTGGTCTCAACACCGTATGGCGCATCTGCTAGAAATTCAATACAACTTACCATCCACATAACACAATTTCTATAGTAAAGCAGGCCTCTACCATAAGGTCTATGGAATAAATGTTTTCCTTCCAACTTGACAATAAGTCGATGCACACAGCAAAAAGAACTCCAAAAAACACTGAATGTCCTTGGCCTCTTTACACGTACTATACCCTGTTGATTTTAAGAGGTGATCTATTTCTACAAAGTAAGTGTGTTATTCCTTCCATCGGCCACTCACACACCTTGAACTCACAGGACTCTTCTATGATGACCTCTAGTCTACTGTGCTCCCCTAAACTGGGTTTACCCAGCTCAGAGATCCTCCgggcttcttcttcctcaggaGTGGGGCTTCCTGTTAGGCAGCAGAGGTAGAACATTAGTAGTAGTTCTAGTTTCATTTACAATATCCCcccacacacgcaaacaccCTTGTACTTGAGtcgaagtgaggacctccattgccataatgccttccctagcccctaaccctaaccatcacaactaaaggcagacgtctaacgcttgctctaatctgaaccaaaactcaatttaacctcagccctaaaaacCATATCTTAACCTTCAAACAGGCACTGttacaaaatgtcctcactttggtacaAAAATATGTCTTTTGGTTCTCACACCGATGCAAGTACACACAAATTTTGTATCCATTTCTGTTCAGATGCTGCACACTGCACCTAATACCCACATCTTCAAACTAGCTTACCCTGGTTTAGCAGCAGTGCTGTGAAGAGAGACAAcaagtcaacacacacaaaaaaacaacatttgataTTATGTTGCTTAAACACAGGAGCAAACTGGAAATAAACACTTTGCACTTAGTTTGGcatgcacagcacagccagagagaTGGccttcattttcactttcaccTAATGAAGTGAACTCCTGCTAAGTGATTCTTTTGACCTCCACTAACAAGAACATATCCAGTTCCCGCACCATCCTGTTGACACATTGGGTTACAGCAACGGGCAACTAGAGGATCCTAAACTCATAAATGATGGCTGCACCTGTGCTACAACGAAACACACAGCAGTGAATGATGGCATGTAATATGTCATCACTAGGTCTGACACAGGTATCCAACATCCAGACACTTactctgctgctgttattgttattttggTCTATCTTGGCTACTGttgttatttatatattattgtatcactgatctaagttatttacATAAGAATGAAAtgacactcacacagacactcatgAGGACATTTAAAACACCCACATACTCACCAGACAATCCTCGCTTCAGCCATTTGGGGTCCTCAAGCACAATGAAGAAGTTCTCCTGCTTCTCATATTCTTTTACATTTATAATGCACACTTGTAAGGTCTGActgcaaatacaaacaaacaaaaacacacccaTGCACATGACAGCACTTGTGTTAGTTACAAAACAAATTTATATTTGCTTACAACACAAAACCTTCACATGTTAAACATTTACTCTACCATTTAAAATCACACTGCTAATTGAAGTGGCCTAAATAATTAATGAGAATGAAACTGTACATTATTCAAGCCTATGAATAATGTCCTAAGCTGTACGACACCAACTCAATGAATTTCCTGAGGTCTCATTTATAAAGAAGAACCCCATTTCCTTATTACCTATGATCTACCAACTGCCATACCTTTTACTGTGCCACATCTATTAATATACAATGTTACATAACAGACCCATTCACTAAAGTGTTCAATTAGTCCATGTCCAAACAGCTTATATCACCTGAAATTTTAATGTGAATGTGTCAGCTTACATGGGGTGACAGGAGAATTGCAGCCCCTGATCAGAGAAGGGACTTGGGTGTCATGACTTGGGTGTCAAGTCAGGTAATACTTTCTAATAGGACCCTCCTCCACCTAAGTGTAGGTGACTTCACTATAAAAATCATTCAGTAATGTTTAAAATAACCGTCAACCCAATCTAAACTTTTTGAGACTTCCTGAGACATTACTTTTAGATTTAGGATTCTTGACTGTCTATTAAAATTACTTTTATGGAAAATAATTTTCTATGGTTTGCCACTCAGCATCCCACCTTGTCTGCTCATTGGTGAATTCCAGCTGCCCTTTGGCCTCCTCATAGTCCACACCAGCCTTGGCACTGCCATCCTCTGTATGGTAAGGCACAGCAACAGTGCCCCTTGAACCCGAGTTCCTCACCACTGTTACCATCAGTGTGCCTGTGCTCTCGCTCACCCGTAGAACTGGCTGACCAAAGGTGAAGAGGCCAGCATGGTCATCATCCAAAATAGTGACTGTAGCCACCATGGGCTCCACTAGTCGACCCTTGGGTGGAGATCCTGTCCCTTCCTGTCCGTTTTCCTCTAATCTCAGGTTCTGaagatttacaaaaaaatgctCGTCCTCCTCAAAGACGTCATCATCCAAGATAACAACCTGGAGAATACAGTGTGATACTGTCAAGATCCCTAATAGATATAGAATGATGCAGTGGCAAAGCCACTTACACTATAAAGTATGTGTATGTGGTCTGTGTATCCATTAGGTACGTTTTTTTGAGGGGTAGAGAGGTGtgaaattttaatatttcactaaATGTTATTAATTACAGTTGTTGTGGTCACTATGATAGGGATTCAGCTTCATTTGAACAACGTGATGAAGCTATTAAACATTAAGCTATGATGGAGAATGGTGAGTGCTCATGTGAAACTCATCTTTATGGCTATGCTGTGTAAAACTAGTAAAAGCCCAACCAATGTCACAGCTAAAGCGAGGGTGCCAGTACCTGTACAACAGCATCTTCTTTAGGTGCAGTGCCCTAAACACCGTAAAAACTGGACATCTTCTCACCAAAAAGGTGAGGTTTCTGTTTGAAAAATGACTGAGTAATTGCCGTCTCATATATTACTGCTCTCCCCTAATATTGCAATGTTTCTGCTACACTAAGCAGAATATTGAGAAAGTGTAGATAACAGAAAACAAGACTTAAACGTCAGTTCTTAATCAAGTAATACATTTTTGGCATTCTTTTTTCCCCTTACCGTAATCTCTTTGTGTGTCTCCCCTGGCTTAAAAACAAGGGTTCCCTTTGTGAGTTCGTAGTCTGCCCCTGCATTAGCAGAGCCATTTTCTGTACAGTAGTCCACATAGAAAGTGTTATCACCAGTGCCCCCATCAAGAATTACTTTGAGGCTCAGGGAGCCACAATTCTCAGTGCACTGGTACCGGGCATGTTGAAAACAGATGTGTGAGCATGTGGCCTTGTCAGCCTGCTCGCCTCCTAAGCGGCGTGCACGCTCTGCAGCGTGTTTCCTTAGTATGTTGCCAGCGCCGATCAACATGCGTGTTGCCTGCACACGATAGAAGGCACGGCTCTTCTTCCGGTGCATCAGGGCAGAGTAATTAGCCATCTCAATCAGCTGGTCCAGGTCCTTGTCTGgatgtttttctttcagatCTTTGAGGATGCAGGCCACCTATCAAAAGAAATGGCTTGTAAACTAGCACACAATACTCAAGAGATGTCATTTTTATCCTATGGTCTTAAAAATGCTCTGTGTTAGGACTACACAGAGCAGAGTTTATGAAATGGTTCAGTTcacaacagacaaacaactAGCGGCTTTGTTTGTTGAAAATTTCTTTAGAAAGAAAACTATTCTTTGGGAACTCTACACAGTCTACTGATCAACTTCCTGCTGTCTGCACTCTGCCTTTTAAATTCCTGCAGCAACTATTTTTGTCCCTTTGCATTTAAGCATTGACCTTACCCCATCGTTGTTCTGGTTTGGTTCATTGCCCGTCTGAACAGACACCGCAACACTTGAGCAGTTTTCAGGGCACAGACTGCCATCTGACAACTTTCCATCCATAATCACGTCACCTTCCATTTCCACCACAATGCCGTGCCTCTTGTCAGCGCGGTAACGTTTATGCATGTATTTGTAGAAGAGCAGACGGCGGTCAGCAATCCAAGCCAAGATCACACACACCGGAAAGTAAAGCAGCGTCACTACAGCCTCCCACACCTGAAAGCATGAACATTACACAGTTAACACATTTGAATAATATAACAACATGCACACTTATCTATCAGAAGGTCCAGCCAGACATATGCAGTTATCACCTCTACAATCCCGGGTGAGATGACGGCCAGTATGAGATACAACCAAATGTAGGCGAAAATACTCCAAAATGCGGTAATGAAAAACACACGCAGGTGTTTGATTTTGCGGGACTCTCCATCAGggatcacccacacacacagtccgaTTATCACAAACAAATTGAAGGCAGCGCTGCCCACTATGGTTCCTGGGCCAAGCTCCCCCGCATCAAAGTTGTGCCCACATACCTGTCAAAGTGAAACATTTGACACACATTACTCATTACTTCAAAGAAGCAAACTGAAGATgccaaaacaaaataatataaatattaattt
This Betta splendens chromosome 14, fBetSpl5.4, whole genome shotgun sequence DNA region includes the following protein-coding sequences:
- the slc8a2a gene encoding sodium/calcium exchanger 2a isoform X1, whose amino-acid sequence is MGPLHVYLYPLLLLFLILLFSPCTSFRPQVVERDFDPELPQSTGNATGSAKRKCFDTVVCKPGILLPVWLPLNPPLAEQAARAIVYFLGLMYLFLGVSIIADRFMASIEVITSQEKKVTITKPNGETTVTTVRIWNETVSNLTLMALGSSAPEILLSVIEVCGHNFDAGELGPGTIVGSAAFNLFVIIGLCVWVIPDGESRKIKHLRVFFITAFWSIFAYIWLYLILAVISPGIVEVWEAVVTLLYFPVCVILAWIADRRLLFYKYMHKRYRADKRHGIVVEMEGDVIMDGKLSDGSLCPENCSSVAVSVQTGNEPNQNNDGVACILKDLKEKHPDKDLDQLIEMANYSALMHRKKSRAFYRVQATRMLIGAGNILRKHAAERARRLGGEQADKATCSHICFQHARYQCTENCGSLSLKVILDGGTGDNTFYVDYCTENGSANAGADYELTKGTLVFKPGETHKEITVVILDDDVFEEDEHFFVNLQNLRLEENGQEGTGSPPKGRLVEPMVATVTILDDDHAGLFTFGQPVLRVSESTGTLMVTVVRNSGSRGTVAVPYHTEDGSAKAGVDYEEAKGQLEFTNEQTSQTLQVCIINVKEYEKQENFFIVLEDPKWLKRGLSALLLNQGSPTPEEEEARRISELGKPSLGEHSRLEVIIEESCEFKKTVDKLLKDTDLAALIGSHSWREQFIDAVTVSAGDGDEGQEQRTPNCFDYFMHLLCIFWKILFACVPPTGYWNGWACFIVSISVIGVLTAIIGDLASHFGCTVGLRDSVTAVVFVALGTSLPDTFASKVAATQDQYADASVGNVTGSNAVNVFLGIGVAWSVAAIYWEVKGKAFRVDPGSLAFSVTLFTIFGFFSMGVLMLRRRPSIGGELGGPRVPRVLTSLLFFGLWFLYILFSSLEAYCHIQGF
- the slc8a2a gene encoding sodium/calcium exchanger 2a isoform X3 translates to MGPLHVYLYPLLLLFLILLFSPCTSFRPQVVERDFDPELPQSTEQAARAIVYFLGLMYLFLGVSIIADRFMASIEVITSQEKKVTITKPNGETTVTTVRIWNETVSNLTLMALGSSAPEILLSVIEVCGHNFDAGELGPGTIVGSAAFNLFVIIGLCVWVIPDGESRKIKHLRVFFITAFWSIFAYIWLYLILAVISPGIVEVWEAVVTLLYFPVCVILAWIADRRLLFYKYMHKRYRADKRHGIVVEMEGDVIMDGKLSDGSLCPENCSSVAVSVQTGNEPNQNNDGVACILKDLKEKHPDKDLDQLIEMANYSALMHRKKSRAFYRVQATRMLIGAGNILRKHAAERARRLGGEQADKATCSHICFQHARYQCTENCGSLSLKVILDGGTGDNTFYVDYCTENGSANAGADYELTKGTLVFKPGETHKEITVVILDDDVFEEDEHFFVNLQNLRLEENGQEGTGSPPKGRLVEPMVATVTILDDDHAGLFTFGQPVLRVSESTGTLMVTVVRNSGSRGTVAVPYHTEDGSAKAGVDYEEAKGQLEFTNEQTSQTLQVCIINVKEYEKQENFFIVLEDPKWLKRGLSALLLNQGSPTPEEEEARRISELGKPSLGEHSRLEVIIEESCEFKKTVDKLLKDTDLAALIGSHSWREQFIDAVTVSAGDGDEGQEQRTPNCFDYFMHLLCIFWKILFACVPPTGYWNGWACFIVSISVIGVLTAIIGDLASHFGCTVGLRDSVTAVVFVALGTSLPDTFASKVAATQDQYADASVGNVTGSNAVNVFLGIGVAWSVAAIYWEVKGKAFRVDPGSLAFSVTLFTIFGFFSMGVLMLRRRPSIGGELGGPRVPRVLTSLLFFGLWFLYILFSSLEAYCHIQGF
- the slc8a2a gene encoding sodium/calcium exchanger 2a isoform X5, whose protein sequence is MVATVTILDDDHAGLFTFGQPVLRVSESTGTLMVTVVRNSGSRGTVAVPYHTEDGSAKAGVDYEEAKGQLEFTNEQTSQTLQVCIINVKEYEKQENFFIVLEDPKWLKRGLSALLLNQGSPTPEEEEARRISELGKPSLGEHSRLEVIIEESCEFKKTVDKLLKDTDLAALIGSHSWREQFIDAVTVSAGDGDEGQEQRTPNCFDYFMHLLCIFWKILFACVPPTGYWNGWACFIVSISVIGVLTAIIGDLASHFGCTVGLRDSVTAVVFVALGTSLPDTFASKVAATQDQYADASVGNVTGSNAVNVFLGIGVAWSVAAIYWEVKGKAFRVDPGSLAFSVTLFTIFGFFSMGVLMLRRRPSIGGELGGPRVPRVLTSLLFFGLWFLYILFSSLEAYCHIQGF
- the slc8a2a gene encoding sodium/calcium exchanger 2a isoform X6 → MMTMLASSPLVSQFYGQTLQVCIINVKEYEKQENFFIVLEDPKWLKRGLSALLLNQGSPTPEEEEARRISELGKPSLGEHSRLEVIIEESCEFKKTVDKLLKDTDLAALIGSHSWREQFIDAVTVSAGDGDEGQEQRTPNCFDYFMHLLCIFWKILFACVPPTGYWNGWACFIVSISVIGVLTAIIGDLASHFGCTVGLRDSVTAVVFVALGTSLPDTFASKVAATQDQYADASVGNVTGSNAVNVFLGIGVAWSVAAIYWEVKGKAFRVDPGSLAFSVTLFTIFGFFSMGVLMLRRRPSIGGELGGPRVPRVLTSLLFFGLWFLYILFSSLEAYCHIQGF
- the slc8a2a gene encoding sodium/calcium exchanger 2a isoform X7 — its product is MMTMLASSPLVSQFYGQTLQVCIINVKEYEKQENFFIVLEDPKWLKRGLSGSPTPEEEEARRISELGKPSLGEHSRLEVIIEESCEFKKTVDKLLKDTDLAALIGSHSWREQFIDAVTVSAGDGDEGQEQRTPNCFDYFMHLLCIFWKILFACVPPTGYWNGWACFIVSISVIGVLTAIIGDLASHFGCTVGLRDSVTAVVFVALGTSLPDTFASKVAATQDQYADASVGNVTGSNAVNVFLGIGVAWSVAAIYWEVKGKAFRVDPGSLAFSVTLFTIFGFFSMGVLMLRRRPSIGGELGGPRVPRVLTSLLFFGLWFLYILFSSLEAYCHIQGF
- the slc8a2a gene encoding sodium/calcium exchanger 2a isoform X2, coding for MGPLHVYLYPLLLLFLILLFSPCTSFRPQVVERDFDPELPQSTGNATGSAKRKCFDTVVCKPGILLPVWLPLNPPLAEQAARAIVYFLGLMYLFLGVSIIADRFMASIEVITSQEKKVTITKPNGETTVTTVRIWNETVSNLTLMALGSSAPEILLSVIEVCGHNFDAGELGPGTIVGSAAFNLFVIIGLCVWVIPDGESRKIKHLRVFFITAFWSIFAYIWLYLILAVISPGIVEVWEAVVTLLYFPVCVILAWIADRRLLFYKYMHKRYRADKRHGIVVEMEGDVIMDGKLSDGSLCPENCSSVAVSVQTGNEPNQNNDGVACILKDLKEKHPDKDLDQLIEMANYSALMHRKKSRAFYRVQATRMLIGAGNILRKHAAERARRLGGEQADKATCSHICFQHARYQCTENCGSLSLKVILDGGTGDNTFYVDYCTENGSANAGADYELTKGTLVFKPGETHKEITVVILDDDVFEEDEHFFVNLQNLRLEENGQEGTGSPPKGRLVEPMVATVTILDDDHAGLFTFGQPVLRVSESTGTLMVTVVRNSGSRGTVAVPYHTEDGSAKAGVDYEEAKGQLEFTNEQTSQTLQVCIINVKEYEKQENFFIVLEDPKWLKRGLSGSPTPEEEEARRISELGKPSLGEHSRLEVIIEESCEFKKTVDKLLKDTDLAALIGSHSWREQFIDAVTVSAGDGDEGQEQRTPNCFDYFMHLLCIFWKILFACVPPTGYWNGWACFIVSISVIGVLTAIIGDLASHFGCTVGLRDSVTAVVFVALGTSLPDTFASKVAATQDQYADASVGNVTGSNAVNVFLGIGVAWSVAAIYWEVKGKAFRVDPGSLAFSVTLFTIFGFFSMGVLMLRRRPSIGGELGGPRVPRVLTSLLFFGLWFLYILFSSLEAYCHIQGF
- the slc8a2a gene encoding sodium/calcium exchanger 2a isoform X4; its protein translation is MGPLHVYLYPLLLLFLILLFSPCTSFRPQVVERDFDPELPQSTGNATGSAKRKCFDTVVCKPGILLPVWLPLNPPLAEQAARAIVYFLGLMYLFLGVSIIADRFMASIEVITSQEKKVTITKPNGETTVTTVRIWNETVSNLTLMALGSSAPEILLSVIEVWEAVVTLLYFPVCVILAWIADRRLLFYKYMHKRYRADKRHGIVVEMEGDVIMDGKLSDGSLCPENCSSVAVSVQTGNEPNQNNDGVACILKDLKEKHPDKDLDQLIEMANYSALMHRKKSRAFYRVQATRMLIGAGNILRKHAAERARRLGGEQADKATCSHICFQHARYQCTENCGSLSLKVILDGGTGDNTFYVDYCTENGSANAGADYELTKGTLVFKPGETHKEITVVILDDDVFEEDEHFFVNLQNLRLEENGQEGTGSPPKGRLVEPMVATVTILDDDHAGLFTFGQPVLRVSESTGTLMVTVVRNSGSRGTVAVPYHTEDGSAKAGVDYEEAKGQLEFTNEQTSQTLQVCIINVKEYEKQENFFIVLEDPKWLKRGLSALLLNQGSPTPEEEEARRISELGKPSLGEHSRLEVIIEESCEFKKTVDKLLKDTDLAALIGSHSWREQFIDAVTVSAGDGDEGQEQRTPNCFDYFMHLLCIFWKILFACVPPTGYWNGWACFIVSISVIGVLTAIIGDLASHFGCTVGLRDSVTAVVFVALGTSLPDTFASKVAATQDQYADASVGNVTGSNAVNVFLGIGVAWSVAAIYWEVKGKAFRVDPGSLAFSVTLFTIFGFFSMGVLMLRRRPSIGGELGGPRVPRVLTSLLFFGLWFLYILFSSLEAYCHIQGF